The following proteins are encoded in a genomic region of Necator americanus strain Aroian chromosome II, whole genome shotgun sequence:
- a CDS encoding hypothetical protein (NECATOR_CHRII.G4449.T2) has translation MKMGKYSEYFIVFENMLICKTCNWAIPKPKDCTTSSLRHHLKKKHPELYSSFKDKDERTKTERTLAAERAVALAHGLQRTCKSEPETGPGSSSTQPQQPYVSSCPPIPQTQLNVGWDPDRDHMLLVDRAITQMMCTAVLPPSFLDNPGFRNLIAVTAPRFRLKSREFFTTSALGNLYEEYYSKIKTMLDTAPFVSFSSDVRYLSEGKGSLVVITAYFIDDDMMPRFVVVAVSLVPGIPCADDVRALFSKMLNLYDVKEEKLHVHVEHSPTSDAATMNGIKRVNGFAYKLQEAVEDGLSMLLGENDELLVRLKEIYQIWWKHDPTKHMRDCTRLCHQSSHGNQIKKIDMCWNCLYQMLSRLDEEKNTLSFVLVENPHFADIKGTEWELVREIIDFLKPLDFALGLVKHRFFTPISVVIPLYKVILRQLKEDKTCMKAVKEAICKKLSTLMEGCELQEELFLATYVDPRFRGAYFTADKRQGFLEKIEEMAFLPVLKPVEVVEQQRFEDFSNPFIAFRKHEPQESANNSKLEAGTKALAELEDYLSQDPAFTVDPYEYWRNDVNSAKYPLIKKLALKYLSAPGISIDCQSIFSQLECITSELRNNWESEDLEKLLFLHHNILIYGF, from the exons ATGAAG aTGGGAAAATACAGCGAATACTTTATCGTATTCGAGAATATGCTGATCTGTAAGACGTGTAACTGGGCGATTCCGAAGCCGAAAGATTGCACCACATCATCGTTGCGTCACcatctgaaaaagaaacatccgGAACTGTACAGTTCGTTCAAGGATAAGGATGAACGCACGAAAACCGAAAGAACGCTGGCCGCCGAAAGGGCGGTAGCGTTAGCGCATGGTCTACAGCGGACCTGTAAATCCGAACCGGAGACCGGCCCAGGATCATCATCCACTCAACCACAGCAACCGTACGTGAGCAGCTGTCCGCCAATTCCGCAAACGCAATTGAACGTGGGATGGGATCCGGATCGAGATCATATGCTCCTTGTGGACAGAGCCATTACGCAAATGATGTGTACGGCTGTGTTGCCGCCATCGTTCCTGGATAATCCCGGATTCCGGAATCTAATTGCCGTCACCGCACCTCGATTTCGATTAAAATCACGGGAATTCTTCACGACAAGTGCTTTGGGGAATTTATACGAGGAATACTATTCGAAGATCAAAACAATGCTGGATACGGCCCCATTCGTAAGCTTTTCCAGTGATGTTCGGTATTTGTCGGAAGGAAAAGGTTCGTTGGTGGTGATCACCGCGTACTTCATTGACGATGATATGATGCCTCGTTTTGTGGTTGTGGCCGTGTCTCTTGTTCCTGGAATTCCATGCGCTGACGATGTACGAGCATTGTTCTCGAAAATGTTGAATTTGTATGACGTCAAGGAAGAGAAACTTCACGTTCATGTGGAACATTCACCAACGTCGGATGCTGCCACCATGAATGGCATCAAACGTGTGAATGGATTCGCTTATAAACTACAAGAG gcGGTTGAAGATGGCCTGTCGATGTTGCTGGGTGAAAATGACGAATTATTAGTTCGTCTGAAAGAAATCTATCAAATATGGTGGAAACATGATCCGACGAAGCACATGCGTGACTGTACCCGACTATGTCATCAAAGTAGCCATGGAAATCAAATAAAG aaaatcgaCATGTGCTGGAATTGCTTGTATCAAATGTTGAGTCGTTTggatgaggagaaaaacacaCTTTCGTTTGTGTTGGTAGAAAATCCCCACTTCGCTGACATTAAGGGAACGGAATGGGAACTCGTGCGAGAGATCATCGACTTCCTGAAACCACTGGATTTCGCCCTGGGTCTCGTCAAACACCGATTTTTTACACCAATCTCCGTTGTTATTCCACTCTACAAAGTAATATTACGTCAGTTGAAAGAGGATAAAACCTGTATGAAAGCAGTAAAGGAAGcgatttgcaaaaaattgtCAACACTGATGGAAGGATGTGAATTGCAAGAAGAGTTATTCCTAGCCACCTATGTGGATCCACGATTCCGTGGTGCCTATTTTACAGCGGACAAACGACAaggatttttggagaaaattgaGGAGATGGCATTTCTTCCCGTGTTGAAACCAGTAGAAGTGGTCGAACAACAACGTTTCGAGGATTTTTCGAATCCTTTCATTGCGTTTCGGAAACACGAACCACAAGAGTCGGCAAATAATTCGAAGTTAGAAGCGGGCACTAAAGCTTTGGCG gaactcGAAGACTACCTATCACAGGATCCCGCTTTCACTGTGGATCCATACGAATATTGGCGAAATGATGTGAATTCCGCCAAATATCCATTGATTAAAAAATTAGCATTGAAATATCTATCAGCGCCGGGGATCTCAATCGATTGTCAATCGATTTTCTCACAACTCGAATGTATTACCAGTGAATTGCGGAACAACTGGGAATCGGAGGATTTGGAAAAGTTGTTATTTCTTCATCATAATATTTTGATCTATGGATTCTGA
- a CDS encoding hypothetical protein (NECATOR_CHRII.G4450.T2) has translation MTGCYVISTCAFLITSIVHLMNRRAYHPIFSFLFLLLLAVYVFSNSLNVAEFVIVHLVTGIVIYIKLDLMKRDHLLEEILQFAISMIIIVMLVFLLYMNVRLTQLLQGGNGRLSTRYQLIENIKILRLLVPVVVFDTTVCAVDLIGAVFFNIQPAFNKIDCSNSAFYLPAYFVFRLVSYDKLLL, from the exons ATGACTGGTTGCTATGTGATTTCAACTTGTGCTTTCCTGATAACATCAATAGTGCACTTAATGAATCGGCGTGCATATCATCCAATATTCAG CTTCTTATTTCTCCTGCTGCTAGCTGTGTATGTCTTCAGCAATTCGCTTAACGTAGCTGAATTTGTCATAGTTCATCTTGTTACT ggtatTGTGATCTACATCAAGCTCGATCTAATGAAAC GTGATCACCTTTTAGAggagattcttcagttcgccATTTCTATGATTATAATTGTG atgcttgtttttcttctttacatgAATGTACGATTGACGCAACTACTTCAAGGCGGTAATGGACGATTGTCGACACGTTATCAGTTAATTGAAAACATAAAGATTCTAAG gCTACTGGTTCCTGTGGTGGTCTTTGACACTACAGTATGTGCGGTGGATCTAATTGGAGCCGTTTTCTTCAATATTCAGCCAGCTTTTAATAAAATTGATTGTTCAAATAGTGCATTTTATTTGCCTGCATACTTCGTATTTCGCTTGGTTAGTTACGATAAGTTACTGCTATAA
- a CDS encoding hypothetical protein (NECATOR_CHRII.G4449.T1), with amino-acid sequence MGKYSEYFIVFENMLICKTCNWAIPKPKDCTTSSLRHHLKKKHPELYSSFKDKDERTKTERTLAAERAVALAHGLQRTCKSEPETGPGSSSTQPQQPYVSSCPPIPQTQLNVGWDPDRDHMLLVDRAITQMMCTAVLPPSFLDNPGFRNLIAVTAPRFRLKSREFFTTSALGNLYEEYYSKIKTMLDTAPFVSFSSDVRYLSEGKGSLVVITAYFIDDDMMPRFVVVAVSLVPGIPCADDVRALFSKMLNLYDVKEEKLHVHVEHSPTSDAATMNGIKRVNGFAYKLQEAVEDGLSMLLGENDELLVRLKEIYQIWWKHDPTKHMRDCTRLCHQSSHGNQIKKIDMCWNCLYQMLSRLDEEKNTLSFVLVENPHFADIKGTEWELVREIIDFLKPLDFALGLVKHRFFTPISVVIPLYKVILRQLKEDKTCMKAVKEAICKKLSTLMEGCELQEELFLATYVDPRFRGAYFTADKRQGFLEKIEEMAFLPVLKPVEVVEQQRFEDFSNPFIAFRKHEPQESANNSKLEAGTKALAELEDYLSQDPAFTVDPYEYWRNDVNSAKYPLIKKLALKYLSAPGISIDCQSIFSQLECITSELRNNWESEDLEKLLFLHHNILIYGF; translated from the exons aTGGGAAAATACAGCGAATACTTTATCGTATTCGAGAATATGCTGATCTGTAAGACGTGTAACTGGGCGATTCCGAAGCCGAAAGATTGCACCACATCATCGTTGCGTCACcatctgaaaaagaaacatccgGAACTGTACAGTTCGTTCAAGGATAAGGATGAACGCACGAAAACCGAAAGAACGCTGGCCGCCGAAAGGGCGGTAGCGTTAGCGCATGGTCTACAGCGGACCTGTAAATCCGAACCGGAGACCGGCCCAGGATCATCATCCACTCAACCACAGCAACCGTACGTGAGCAGCTGTCCGCCAATTCCGCAAACGCAATTGAACGTGGGATGGGATCCGGATCGAGATCATATGCTCCTTGTGGACAGAGCCATTACGCAAATGATGTGTACGGCTGTGTTGCCGCCATCGTTCCTGGATAATCCCGGATTCCGGAATCTAATTGCCGTCACCGCACCTCGATTTCGATTAAAATCACGGGAATTCTTCACGACAAGTGCTTTGGGGAATTTATACGAGGAATACTATTCGAAGATCAAAACAATGCTGGATACGGCCCCATTCGTAAGCTTTTCCAGTGATGTTCGGTATTTGTCGGAAGGAAAAGGTTCGTTGGTGGTGATCACCGCGTACTTCATTGACGATGATATGATGCCTCGTTTTGTGGTTGTGGCCGTGTCTCTTGTTCCTGGAATTCCATGCGCTGACGATGTACGAGCATTGTTCTCGAAAATGTTGAATTTGTATGACGTCAAGGAAGAGAAACTTCACGTTCATGTGGAACATTCACCAACGTCGGATGCTGCCACCATGAATGGCATCAAACGTGTGAATGGATTCGCTTATAAACTACAAGAG gcGGTTGAAGATGGCCTGTCGATGTTGCTGGGTGAAAATGACGAATTATTAGTTCGTCTGAAAGAAATCTATCAAATATGGTGGAAACATGATCCGACGAAGCACATGCGTGACTGTACCCGACTATGTCATCAAAGTAGCCATGGAAATCAAATAAAG aaaatcgaCATGTGCTGGAATTGCTTGTATCAAATGTTGAGTCGTTTggatgaggagaaaaacacaCTTTCGTTTGTGTTGGTAGAAAATCCCCACTTCGCTGACATTAAGGGAACGGAATGGGAACTCGTGCGAGAGATCATCGACTTCCTGAAACCACTGGATTTCGCCCTGGGTCTCGTCAAACACCGATTTTTTACACCAATCTCCGTTGTTATTCCACTCTACAAAGTAATATTACGTCAGTTGAAAGAGGATAAAACCTGTATGAAAGCAGTAAAGGAAGcgatttgcaaaaaattgtCAACACTGATGGAAGGATGTGAATTGCAAGAAGAGTTATTCCTAGCCACCTATGTGGATCCACGATTCCGTGGTGCCTATTTTACAGCGGACAAACGACAaggatttttggagaaaattgaGGAGATGGCATTTCTTCCCGTGTTGAAACCAGTAGAAGTGGTCGAACAACAACGTTTCGAGGATTTTTCGAATCCTTTCATTGCGTTTCGGAAACACGAACCACAAGAGTCGGCAAATAATTCGAAGTTAGAAGCGGGCACTAAAGCTTTGGCG gaactcGAAGACTACCTATCACAGGATCCCGCTTTCACTGTGGATCCATACGAATATTGGCGAAATGATGTGAATTCCGCCAAATATCCATTGATTAAAAAATTAGCATTGAAATATCTATCAGCGCCGGGGATCTCAATCGATTGTCAATCGATTTTCTCACAACTCGAATGTATTACCAGTGAATTGCGGAACAACTGGGAATCGGAGGATTTGGAAAAGTTGTTATTTCTTCATCATAATATTTTGATCTATGGATTCTGA